A genomic window from Candidatus Kouleothrix ribensis includes:
- a CDS encoding SH3 domain-containing protein — translation MSSKIRPDDWDRLFTPNAPRRGGPLRVLLNLFITLIVIVLLAVGVLFARNLREQRIAQALATATSAAATAIPERTAAAQAQLDATATLVAARTATAVAQPAAPQLTASVFNGGNVREAPVSGRPVDQLQAGQIVQLLEKSDDGSWFKISYTRSGQTITGWVSKTLLTIDPAIEQQVP, via the coding sequence GTGTCAAGCAAAATTCGCCCCGACGACTGGGATCGCCTGTTTACACCGAATGCGCCGCGCCGCGGTGGCCCGCTGCGTGTGCTGCTCAATCTGTTCATCACCCTGATCGTGATCGTGCTGCTGGCGGTTGGCGTGCTGTTTGCGCGCAACCTGCGCGAGCAGCGCATAGCCCAGGCGCTGGCAACCGCCACATCGGCGGCTGCCACGGCCATCCCCGAGCGCACCGCCGCTGCCCAGGCCCAGCTCGACGCAACCGCTACGCTGGTGGCCGCCCGCACCGCTACGGCGGTGGCCCAGCCGGCGGCGCCCCAGCTCACCGCCAGCGTGTTCAACGGTGGCAACGTGCGCGAGGCGCCGGTCAGCGGCCGGCCGGTCGATCAGCTCCAGGCCGGCCAGATCGTCCAGCTGCTCGAGAAGAGCGATGATGGCAGCTGGTTCAAGATCAGCTACACGCGCAGCGGCCAGACGATCACTGGCTGGGTCAGCAAGACGCTGCTGACGATCGACCCGGCGATCGAGCAGCAGGTACCCTGA
- a CDS encoding IS982 family transposase yields MITDFDDFCTWMFVLIDDIWQVIGPLYRRPGPVSDCSDSELLTMAIVGECREWDKETNLIGEWQNYRHLFPVIPERTRFNRRRRNLMGAIDHLRRMVLRVLDVAQDGQCVIDSLPVPVVQFHLVPASTGDWDAHGAAFGRCATKKQTIYGYRLHLLITLGGAIVDFELTSANADDRDAARDMLPSHPGLTVIGDKGYISAELAAQLWEQYRICLLTLPRANQHDQLPPEVRRLINQVRQIIETVNDQLTEQFQIETNHAQSFWGLCARLSTKLTAHTLCLYLNRLLGNPEWLRIKALAFPNIRA; encoded by the coding sequence ATGATAACCGATTTTGATGACTTCTGCACCTGGATGTTCGTGCTGATTGACGACATCTGGCAGGTGATCGGCCCCTTGTACCGCCGACCCGGTCCGGTAAGTGATTGTTCGGATAGTGAACTGCTGACTATGGCGATTGTCGGCGAGTGCCGGGAATGGGATAAGGAGACCAATCTGATTGGCGAGTGGCAAAATTATCGGCATCTGTTCCCCGTCATTCCTGAGCGAACACGCTTCAATCGGCGCCGTCGCAATTTGATGGGGGCGATCGATCACCTGCGCCGCATGGTGCTGCGGGTGCTGGATGTGGCGCAGGACGGGCAATGCGTCATTGACAGCTTGCCCGTGCCGGTGGTGCAGTTCCATCTGGTGCCGGCTTCGACGGGCGACTGGGATGCCCACGGTGCCGCGTTTGGGCGGTGTGCCACGAAAAAGCAGACCATTTATGGCTATCGGTTGCACCTGCTGATTACGCTTGGCGGCGCGATCGTGGACTTCGAACTGACCAGTGCCAATGCCGATGACCGCGATGCTGCCCGCGACATGTTGCCCTCCCATCCAGGGTTGACGGTGATTGGCGATAAAGGCTACATCAGTGCCGAATTGGCCGCACAGTTGTGGGAGCAGTACCGGATCTGCTTGCTGACATTGCCACGGGCCAATCAGCACGACCAACTCCCGCCGGAGGTGCGGCGGCTGATCAATCAAGTCCGCCAGATTATTGAGACGGTGAATGATCAACTGACCGAGCAATTCCAGATTGAGACCAATCACGCACAGAGCTTTTGGGGGCTGTGTGCGCGCTTGTCCACCAAGTTGACCGCCCATACGTTGTGTCTCTATCTCAATCGGTTGCTTGGCAACCCGGAATGGTTGCGCATTAAGGCACTCGCATTTCCGAACATCCGTGCGTAA
- a CDS encoding 50S ribosomal protein L25, whose product MADRIKLDLDTRELLGKKVNRLRRAGILPATVYGKGVGPFAVQLNARMFSDIYRRAGRTGLIDLAIPGQAGVSAFIHSLQRHPVTRAITHVDFLAVDLKIEVTVDVPVHIVGESDLVRRGDALLNQVLTTLQVRALPTDIPSSIEVDVSVLDSLDKSIHVGDLALPTKGEITTPADELVVSLTQSRAAEEAEPTDEAAAAEPELVRETREGEGAGDEE is encoded by the coding sequence ATGGCCGACCGTATCAAATTAGATCTCGACACTCGCGAGCTGCTCGGCAAGAAGGTCAACCGGCTGCGCCGGGCCGGCATCCTGCCAGCCACGGTGTATGGCAAAGGGGTGGGGCCGTTCGCCGTTCAGCTGAACGCGCGTATGTTCAGCGACATATACCGTCGCGCCGGGCGCACTGGCCTGATCGACCTGGCCATCCCCGGCCAGGCCGGCGTGTCGGCATTCATCCATAGCCTGCAGCGCCACCCGGTCACCCGCGCGATCACACACGTCGATTTTCTGGCCGTCGACCTGAAAATCGAGGTGACGGTCGATGTGCCGGTGCATATCGTCGGCGAGTCCGATCTGGTGCGCCGCGGCGATGCGCTGCTCAATCAGGTGCTTACGACCCTGCAGGTGCGCGCGCTGCCCACCGATATCCCCTCGTCGATCGAGGTTGATGTGAGTGTGCTCGATAGCCTAGACAAGAGCATCCACGTGGGCGACCTGGCGCTGCCGACCAAGGGCGAGATTACCACCCCCGCCGACGAGCTGGTGGTGAGCCTGACACAGTCACGCGCGGCCGAGGAGGCCGAGCCAACCGACGAGGCTGCGGCCGCCGAGCCCGAGCTGGTGCGCGAGACGCGCGAGGGCGAGGGAGCGGGCGACGAGGAGTAA
- a CDS encoding WecB/TagA/CpsF family glycosyltransferase, with translation MVHQARNRHIRILGVAIDDLTEAEALDRVAELIAAGGPHHVVTVNPEFVMEARRNPAFRRVLAAADMATPDGFGLMLAARWRGTPLRGRVTGVALSEGIAARAAQQGWSLFLLGAAPGVAERAAEALQRANPGLRIAGCYAGSPRTPDEPGVRAQVAAARPDVLLVAYGHPAQDLWIARNQPLLGVPVAIGVGGTLDYLAGTVPRAPAWLRRIGLEWLYRLARQPWRWRRIVVAVPLFLWAVLREPAR, from the coding sequence ATGGTACACCAAGCTCGAAACAGGCACATCCGCATTCTCGGCGTCGCAATCGACGATCTGACCGAGGCCGAGGCGCTCGATCGGGTGGCCGAACTGATCGCCGCCGGCGGGCCACACCACGTTGTCACGGTCAACCCCGAATTTGTGATGGAGGCCCGGCGCAACCCCGCGTTTCGCCGCGTGCTGGCGGCCGCCGACATGGCCACGCCCGACGGCTTCGGGCTGATGCTGGCGGCCCGCTGGCGTGGCACACCACTGCGCGGCCGGGTCACCGGGGTGGCCCTCAGCGAGGGGATTGCGGCCCGCGCCGCGCAGCAGGGCTGGTCGCTGTTTTTGCTCGGTGCGGCGCCCGGCGTGGCCGAGCGTGCCGCCGAGGCGCTGCAGCGTGCCAACCCCGGCCTGCGCATCGCCGGGTGCTACGCCGGGTCGCCGCGCACCCCCGACGAGCCAGGCGTGCGCGCGCAGGTCGCTGCCGCCCGGCCCGATGTGCTGCTGGTGGCATATGGGCACCCGGCCCAGGATCTGTGGATCGCCCGCAACCAGCCGCTGCTCGGTGTGCCGGTGGCGATCGGTGTGGGCGGCACGCTCGATTACCTGGCCGGCACGGTGCCGCGCGCGCCGGCGTGGCTGCGCCGGATCGGGCTCGAGTGGCTGTATCGGCTGGCGCGCCAGCCATGGCGCTGGCGCCGGATCGTGGTGGCCGTGCCGCTGTTTCTGTGGGCAGTGCTGCGCGAGCCGGCACGCTAA